The following proteins are co-located in the Clostridiales bacterium genome:
- a CDS encoding bifunctional folylpolyglutamate synthase/dihydrofolate synthase encodes MILIFMNHRIDLIGVSLNHTFKKDRRMTYQETLDKIHSFQKFGSRLGLERMRRLMELLGNPQEHMNVIHVAGTNGKGSVCRYLYSVLRENGYRTGLYTSPFLERFTERIEFDGAEISEEDLTRYTKMTLEKVDQMLQEGMESPTEFELITAIAFLYFSEQEMDFLVLEVGLGGIGDSTNMMSRPAASVITSISFDHTEYLGDTLEKIAIQKAGIIKPGVPVILLVDDEAARGAILEIAAGKGAPVYNAADAVYQIREKKSSGYTFDAIVHGTSYEGLTISMLGMHQIGNAICALTVLEVLKKEKRIHLDKEKTYLGFLRAKQAGRFEIMSTNPYIIIDGAHNEAGAAALAMAVKEHFPKEKILMVAGMLADKKIDKLVELFGLITDEFIATEPDSPRKLAASVLCEALRKAGKQCTAVSDPEEACRYAAGLDQYDVILFAGSLYLIGKVRGILSREKEQSSSVL; translated from the coding sequence ATGATTTTAATCTTTATGAATCATAGGATTGATTTGATCGGAGTTTCGCTGAATCATACGTTCAAAAAGGATAGAAGAATGACCTATCAAGAAACGCTGGATAAGATTCACAGTTTCCAGAAATTCGGAAGCCGGCTCGGCTTGGAACGAATGAGGAGACTGATGGAGCTGCTCGGCAATCCGCAAGAGCACATGAATGTTATTCATGTAGCAGGAACAAACGGAAAAGGATCTGTTTGCAGATACCTTTATTCTGTGCTTCGGGAAAACGGCTATAGGACAGGTCTTTACACCTCTCCGTTTTTGGAGCGCTTTACGGAAAGAATTGAATTTGACGGCGCTGAAATCTCGGAGGAAGATTTAACCCGCTATACGAAGATGACGCTGGAAAAGGTTGATCAAATGCTACAGGAGGGGATGGAATCCCCTACGGAATTCGAACTGATTACTGCAATCGCCTTCCTCTATTTCTCTGAACAAGAGATGGACTTTCTAGTTCTAGAGGTCGGCCTTGGAGGCATTGGAGATTCCACAAATATGATGAGCAGACCTGCTGCATCAGTGATTACCTCCATCTCCTTTGATCACACAGAATATCTGGGGGATACACTGGAGAAGATTGCAATCCAAAAAGCAGGTATTATCAAACCTGGCGTTCCAGTGATTCTTCTCGTAGATGATGAAGCTGCAAGAGGCGCAATCCTGGAAATCGCTGCGGGCAAGGGAGCACCGGTATACAATGCAGCGGATGCGGTGTATCAGATCAGAGAGAAAAAAAGCTCTGGTTATACGTTTGATGCCATAGTCCATGGCACTTCCTACGAAGGGCTGACCATCTCCATGCTGGGCATGCATCAGATTGGGAATGCGATCTGTGCACTTACCGTTCTTGAAGTATTAAAAAAAGAAAAACGAATTCATCTGGATAAAGAGAAAACCTATCTGGGTTTTCTGAGGGCAAAACAGGCCGGTCGCTTTGAGATCATGAGCACCAATCCCTATATCATTATTGATGGAGCTCATAATGAAGCAGGAGCCGCAGCTTTAGCGATGGCAGTAAAGGAGCATTTCCCAAAAGAGAAAATTCTCATGGTTGCGGGAATGCTGGCTGACAAAAAAATTGACAAGCTGGTTGAGCTCTTTGGATTAATAACGGATGAGTTTATTGCAACAGAACCGGACAGCCCACGGAAGCTGGCTGCCTCGGTATTGTGTGAAGCGCTTCGGAAAGCAGGAAAACAGTGTACTGCTGTATCTGATCCGGAGGAGGCTTGCAGATACGCCGCCGGTTTGGATCAATATGATGTTATTCTGTTTGCCGGCTCTCTTTATTTAATTGGGAAGGTTAGGGGGATATTAAGCCGTGAAAAAGAACAAAGTTCTTCTGTTTTATAA
- a CDS encoding valine--tRNA ligase has protein sequence MEKNLAKTYNPKDFEDRIYETWEKSGAFRAERDPDKKPFTIVMPPPNITGQLHMGHALDQTLQDVLTRWKRMQGFSALWLPGTDHASIATEVKVADKIRTEEGITKEELGREEFLKRAWEWKAVYGGKITEQVRKLGNSCDWERERFTMDEGCNKAVIDTFIKLYNKGLIYRGNRLINWCPSCGTSLSDAEVEHEDKTGKYYYFRYPGADGGEGITVATSRPETMFGDVAIAVHPDDERYKDLVGKNVIIPLVGTEIPVIADSYPDPEKGTGAVKITPAHDPNDFEVGERHNLESPSCINADASMNKLAGKYEGMNRFDCRKAWVKDLEEAGYLVKVEDKIIPIGGCYRCDTVIEPMLSDQWFVKMHELAQPAIEAAKTKDLVHVPERFEKIYLHWLENIRDWCISRQLWWGHRIPAYYCQDCGEMIVSAEAPKTCTKCGSTNLKQDEDVLDTWFSSALWPFSTLGWPEQTEDLKYFFPTDVLVTGYDIIFFWVVRMVFSSLELMGEVPFKYVYVHGLVRDAEGRKMSKSLGNGVDPLEIIDQFGADALRFMLMTGITAGNDMRFKTDKLESSRNFANKLWNASRFVIMNLQDEEGNFKEIANDASGLALKDEDKWILAKVNEAVKEATANMDKFELSLAAQKAYELIWNEYCDWYIELVKGRLYGDDEEDKKVARYVLVRALKDMLKLLHPFMPFITEEIWSFLPKTNSASADAAGTDAGFLIKESWPIYDSALTFDAEVKKLELAMEAIRSIRNIRAEAEAAPSRKLRAVILSSGREMEDIKGGERYIKSLANITEIHFTTDKTQVPEEVMSAVIGNVEIYIPLDDLLDYKAEYERLQKETTRLTGEVARISGKLANEGFVSKAPAKVIEDEREKLQKYEDMLVKVTERLQLVEKKL, from the coding sequence ATGGAAAAGAATCTGGCTAAAACGTACAATCCCAAAGATTTTGAGGATAGAATCTATGAGACCTGGGAAAAAAGCGGCGCATTTAGAGCGGAAAGGGATCCTGATAAGAAGCCTTTCACCATCGTTATGCCCCCGCCGAATATTACCGGGCAGCTGCATATGGGCCATGCCCTGGATCAGACTCTGCAGGACGTCCTGACACGTTGGAAGAGAATGCAGGGCTTCAGTGCGCTTTGGCTTCCCGGAACGGATCATGCCAGTATCGCTACTGAGGTTAAGGTTGCTGACAAGATCAGAACAGAAGAGGGAATCACCAAGGAAGAGCTGGGAAGAGAAGAATTTCTGAAGAGAGCTTGGGAGTGGAAAGCGGTTTATGGAGGCAAGATTACAGAGCAGGTCAGAAAGCTTGGAAATTCCTGCGATTGGGAGCGGGAACGCTTTACCATGGATGAAGGATGTAACAAGGCGGTCATCGATACATTTATTAAGCTCTATAATAAAGGTTTGATCTATAGAGGAAACCGTCTGATCAACTGGTGCCCCAGCTGCGGAACCTCACTGTCGGATGCTGAGGTGGAGCACGAAGATAAAACCGGAAAGTACTATTATTTCAGATATCCGGGCGCAGACGGAGGCGAAGGGATCACCGTTGCCACCTCCAGACCGGAAACCATGTTCGGTGATGTTGCAATCGCTGTCCATCCCGATGACGAACGATACAAGGATCTGGTAGGAAAGAATGTCATTATTCCTTTGGTTGGAACCGAAATTCCTGTCATTGCCGACTCCTATCCTGATCCGGAAAAGGGAACCGGTGCTGTTAAAATTACGCCGGCTCATGACCCCAACGATTTTGAAGTGGGAGAACGTCACAATCTTGAAAGTCCTTCCTGTATCAATGCTGACGCGTCTATGAATAAGCTGGCAGGTAAATATGAGGGAATGAATCGCTTTGACTGCAGAAAGGCATGGGTCAAGGATCTGGAAGAGGCCGGTTATCTGGTGAAGGTCGAGGATAAGATCATCCCCATCGGCGGTTGTTATCGTTGTGATACAGTAATCGAACCGATGCTGTCAGATCAGTGGTTTGTTAAAATGCACGAATTGGCACAACCTGCAATAGAAGCGGCTAAAACAAAGGATCTGGTCCATGTACCGGAGCGTTTTGAGAAGATTTATCTTCACTGGCTTGAGAATATCAGAGACTGGTGTATTTCCAGACAGCTTTGGTGGGGACACCGAATTCCAGCCTACTATTGCCAGGATTGCGGCGAGATGATCGTTTCCGCAGAAGCACCTAAAACCTGCACCAAATGCGGGAGCACAAACCTCAAACAGGATGAGGATGTGCTGGACACTTGGTTCAGCTCTGCTTTGTGGCCTTTTTCGACTCTTGGTTGGCCTGAACAAACGGAAGATCTGAAGTATTTCTTCCCGACAGACGTACTGGTAACAGGCTACGATATCATCTTCTTCTGGGTTGTCAGAATGGTTTTCTCCAGTCTGGAACTCATGGGGGAAGTGCCTTTTAAATACGTCTATGTTCACGGCTTGGTCCGTGATGCAGAAGGCCGTAAGATGAGCAAATCTCTCGGAAACGGAGTTGATCCGCTGGAAATCATCGATCAGTTCGGAGCAGATGCGCTGCGTTTTATGCTGATGACGGGAATCACCGCAGGAAATGACATGAGATTTAAGACCGATAAGCTTGAGTCCAGCAGAAACTTTGCAAACAAACTTTGGAATGCATCGCGATTTGTGATCATGAATCTTCAAGATGAAGAAGGTAACTTCAAAGAGATTGCAAACGACGCTTCCGGCCTTGCTTTAAAGGATGAAGATAAATGGATTCTTGCCAAGGTAAACGAAGCAGTCAAAGAAGCCACTGCCAATATGGATAAGTTTGAACTCTCCCTGGCAGCCCAGAAGGCATACGAGCTGATCTGGAACGAATACTGCGACTGGTACATTGAACTGGTCAAGGGCAGACTATACGGTGATGATGAAGAGGACAAGAAGGTCGCTAGGTATGTGCTTGTGAGAGCGCTGAAAGATATGTTGAAGCTGCTGCATCCGTTCATGCCTTTTATTACAGAAGAAATTTGGAGCTTCCTGCCGAAGACAAATTCAGCTAGTGCAGATGCTGCAGGTACTGATGCAGGCTTCCTGATCAAGGAAAGCTGGCCGATTTACGACAGTGCGCTGACCTTCGACGCGGAAGTGAAGAAGCTGGAGCTTGCTATGGAAGCGATCCGCAGCATCAGAAATATTCGTGCGGAAGCGGAGGCGGCTCCTTCAAGAAAGCTGCGTGCAGTGATTCTTTCCTCAGGAAGAGAAATGGAAGATATCAAGGGCGGCGAACGTTACATCAAGAGCCTCGCTAATATTACAGAAATTCACTTCACTACTGACAAAACACAGGTGCCGGAAGAGGTGATGTCTGCGGTGATCGGTAATGTGGAAATATATATTCCACTGGATGATTTGTTGGATTATAAAGCAGAATACGAGCGTCTTCAAAAGGAAACGACAAGGCTTACCGGAGAAGTCGCCAGAATCAGCGGAAAACTTGCCAACGAAGGCTTTGTCAGCAAAGCGCCTGCAAAGGTGATTGAAGACGAGAGGGAGAAGCTTCAGAAATATGAAGATATGCTCGTTAAGGTAACGGAACGCCTGCAGTTGGTGGAAAAAAAGCTGTAG
- the larC gene encoding nickel pincer cofactor biosynthesis protein LarC: protein MERILYFDCFAGISGDMSIAALIDLGLNPEAVIKEIAKLGVKGYQIEIKKVNRFSISGTDVTVRLNGEAECVHDHGDIPCNGHNHDHSHNHSRDENGKHQNSHDHSHGHGHSDHADCDLEHSHGHDNRERSLGDISHIIQSSEISQRAKEIAIAVFTEIAKAEAAVHGKTVEEVHFHEVGAIDSIVDIVGAAICIDMLQVDKIYCSPVHEGQGFIHCRHGRLPVPVPAVIKMLGGSGISIVTEDIQAELVTPTGFGILKTITEGCGKMPEMLVESVGYGFGKTDTGRLNALRAILGTRSIEKDGKLRDQVILMETNIDNTSGEALGYTAERLLNAGALDAYFTPIQMKKNRPATMLSVICKKEDSEKLSELIFKETATIGIRIRETERITLDRKISTVQTELGEVRVKLVSVSGLERVQPEYEDCAKIAAEKNLSLNEVYEIVKMKFMK, encoded by the coding sequence ATGGAAAGAATCCTTTATTTTGACTGCTTTGCTGGAATTAGCGGCGACATGAGCATCGCTGCGCTGATCGATCTCGGCCTGAACCCGGAAGCCGTAATTAAGGAGATCGCAAAGCTCGGAGTCAAAGGTTATCAGATAGAGATTAAAAAAGTGAACCGCTTTTCCATAAGTGGAACCGATGTGACGGTGCGCCTCAACGGTGAAGCCGAATGTGTGCATGATCATGGAGACATTCCTTGTAATGGGCACAACCACGATCATAGCCATAATCACAGTCGTGATGAAAATGGCAAGCATCAAAACAGCCATGATCATAGCCACGGCCATGGCCACAGTGATCATGCTGATTGTGACCTTGAGCACAGTCACGGCCATGACAACAGGGAAAGAAGCTTGGGTGACATCAGCCATATCATCCAGTCCAGCGAAATCAGTCAGAGGGCTAAGGAAATAGCCATTGCAGTGTTTACGGAAATCGCCAAAGCGGAAGCTGCAGTACACGGAAAAACGGTGGAAGAGGTTCATTTTCATGAGGTAGGGGCAATCGACTCCATTGTTGACATCGTCGGGGCTGCTATCTGTATCGACATGCTTCAGGTCGATAAAATATATTGCTCACCAGTACATGAAGGTCAGGGTTTTATTCACTGCAGACACGGCAGACTTCCGGTACCGGTACCGGCGGTGATCAAAATGCTGGGCGGCAGCGGAATATCTATTGTGACGGAGGATATTCAGGCAGAACTGGTTACGCCAACTGGATTTGGAATCTTGAAGACCATAACGGAAGGCTGCGGCAAAATGCCGGAAATGCTGGTTGAATCGGTGGGCTACGGCTTTGGAAAAACAGACACCGGAAGATTGAATGCCCTTCGGGCCATTCTGGGAACAAGATCCATTGAAAAGGATGGCAAACTTCGGGATCAGGTGATCCTGATGGAGACCAATATCGATAATACCAGCGGTGAGGCTTTAGGATATACCGCAGAACGGCTCTTGAATGCAGGTGCGCTGGATGCATATTTCACACCGATTCAGATGAAAAAGAACCGGCCTGCAACGATGTTATCAGTGATTTGCAAAAAAGAGGATTCGGAGAAACTGTCCGAGCTTATCTTCAAAGAAACCGCCACCATAGGGATCCGCATTCGGGAAACAGAGCGGATTACTCTTGATCGAAAAATTAGTACCGTTCAAACGGAGCTTGGAGAGGTGCGTGTGAAATTGGTTAGCGTCTCCGGGCTGGAGCGAGTCCAGCCGGAATATGAAGATTGCGCAAAAATTGCTGCAGAGAAGAATCTTTCGTTGAATGAAGTTTATGAAATCGTAAAAATGAAGTTTATGAAATAA
- the larB gene encoding nickel pincer cofactor biosynthesis protein LarB produces MDQTYLTSILDKVAKGEVSISAAVEQLKELPFQDIGFANIDEHRNIRTGHPETIYCEGKTPDQVAAIMDRMMESNANILATRASREVYDKVTEVAPEAIYHPEARVIVVQRNQTLRSDKIIAVVTAGTSDIPVAEEAALTAEVMGNKVDRIYDVGVAGIHRLFSKLDRIRAANVVIVAAGMEGALASVVGGLVDKPVIAIPTSVGYGANFGGISALLTMLNSCAAGVAVVNIDNGFGAGHLAAKINQL; encoded by the coding sequence ATGGATCAAACATACTTAACCAGTATTTTAGACAAGGTAGCCAAGGGCGAGGTATCCATTTCAGCGGCTGTGGAGCAGCTGAAGGAATTGCCCTTTCAGGATATCGGGTTTGCAAATATAGATGAACACAGGAATATTCGTACAGGTCATCCCGAAACGATCTATTGTGAAGGGAAAACTCCGGATCAGGTGGCAGCCATCATGGACAGGATGATGGAGAGCAATGCCAATATCTTGGCTACAAGAGCTTCGAGGGAGGTTTATGACAAAGTGACGGAGGTTGCTCCGGAGGCGATATATCATCCAGAGGCTAGGGTGATTGTTGTCCAAAGAAATCAAACTCTTCGTTCGGATAAAATCATTGCAGTGGTTACCGCTGGAACCTCTGACATTCCAGTAGCGGAAGAGGCAGCGCTTACCGCTGAAGTGATGGGAAATAAAGTGGATCGGATCTATGATGTAGGTGTTGCAGGAATCCACAGATTGTTCAGCAAGCTGGATCGAATTCGGGCTGCCAATGTGGTCATTGTTGCAGCGGGGATGGAGGGAGCGCTTGCCAGTGTGGTGGGCGGTCTTGTGGACAAGCCTGTCATAGCCATACCAACCAGTGTCGGATATGGAGCAAACTTTGGAGGCATTTCAGCATTGCTGACCATGCTTAACAGCTGTGCAGCAGGCGTTGCTGTCGTTAATATTGACAACGGCTTTGGAGCAGGCCATCTGGCCGCAAAAATCAATCAATTGTAA
- a CDS encoding ABC transporter ATP-binding protein, whose protein sequence is MITIKNIGFCYPDGHRALNHVSIDIQKGTNVAVVGANGAGKSTLLALIVGLYNLMEGKIEIDGTAVGKGTLVEIRKKVGFVFQNPDDQLFMARVYDDISFGPRNFGYPPEKITVMADTALEIMKIGHLKDRAPHKLSGGEKRNVAIAAVLAMNPEVLLLDEPSSYLDPKSRRNFILAMEKLPHTKLIATHDLDLVLDLCDRVIIMSRGEIIADGAPMELFLDDKLMDRSGLELPLSLQIRK, encoded by the coding sequence GTGATAACAATAAAAAATATCGGTTTCTGTTACCCGGACGGACACCGGGCATTGAATCATGTCTCAATTGATATTCAAAAAGGAACCAATGTCGCAGTGGTGGGAGCAAATGGTGCAGGAAAGTCAACCTTGCTGGCACTGATTGTTGGGCTGTATAACCTGATGGAGGGGAAAATTGAGATCGATGGTACGGCAGTCGGAAAAGGGACCTTAGTAGAAATTCGCAAAAAGGTCGGTTTTGTGTTTCAAAACCCAGATGATCAGCTATTTATGGCCAGGGTATATGATGACATTTCATTCGGCCCTAGAAACTTCGGCTATCCACCGGAAAAAATAACGGTGATGGCCGATACCGCGTTAGAAATCATGAAGATCGGACATCTTAAAGACAGGGCACCTCACAAGCTTTCGGGCGGAGAAAAACGAAACGTTGCGATCGCCGCTGTGTTGGCTATGAATCCGGAAGTATTGCTTCTCGACGAACCCAGCTCCTATCTGGATCCCAAGAGCAGAAGAAACTTCATTTTGGCCATGGAAAAATTGCCCCATACAAAATTGATTGCGACCCACGATCTGGATCTGGTACTTGATCTCTGTGACAGAGTTATCATCATGAGCCGGGGAGAAATAATTGCTGATGGAGCACCTATGGAGCTGTTCCTTGACGATAAGTTGATGGATCGTTCGGGATTGGAGCTCCCACTTAGCCTGCAGATCAGAAAATAG
- the cbiQ gene encoding cobalt ECF transporter T component CbiQ, which translates to MSKLTDSLNKIQSLEELSDGSTVLHRIHPMAKMITTIFFLVVVISFERHQISGLIPFFIYPILMMAIGEIPYKSVLSRLLIALPFSFFAGLSNPILDRETAFILIGIPVSYGLLSFLSILLKTVLTVMAVLIMVATTPMDQLARQLVRIRVPKIFVMQLMLTVRYLSILISEASGMMNAYHLRSIRQNGIALDHMGTFLGQLLLRSYGRAERVYLAMKCRGFDGDYHFAGSRNAGTSDLIFCFGLCICFFILRWCNFSLIVGRLFGQ; encoded by the coding sequence ATGTCAAAGCTAACGGATTCACTCAATAAAATACAGTCTCTGGAGGAGCTGTCGGACGGGTCTACGGTACTTCACCGGATCCATCCTATGGCAAAAATGATTACAACCATCTTTTTTCTGGTGGTTGTAATCTCCTTTGAACGTCATCAAATCAGCGGATTGATTCCGTTTTTTATCTATCCGATCCTGATGATGGCAATCGGAGAAATTCCATATAAATCAGTGCTCTCACGATTGTTGATCGCACTGCCTTTTTCTTTTTTTGCGGGCCTGTCCAATCCCATTCTAGACAGAGAGACGGCATTCATACTCATTGGTATTCCTGTTTCCTATGGCCTTCTATCCTTTCTGTCCATTCTTCTTAAGACAGTTCTTACGGTTATGGCTGTTTTGATTATGGTTGCTACAACACCGATGGATCAGCTTGCAAGGCAGCTTGTTAGAATCAGAGTGCCCAAAATTTTCGTCATGCAGCTGATGCTGACCGTTCGCTATCTGTCCATTCTGATATCTGAGGCATCTGGCATGATGAATGCTTATCATTTAAGATCCATCAGGCAGAACGGAATAGCGCTTGACCATATGGGAACCTTTTTAGGCCAGCTTCTGCTGAGAAGCTATGGCCGGGCAGAAAGAGTTTATCTCGCAATGAAATGCAGGGGTTTTGACGGTGATTATCATTTTGCGGGGTCTCGCAACGCAGGAACCTCGGATCTGATATTCTGTTTCGGACTCTGCATTTGCTTTTTTATCTTACGGTGGTGCAATTTCAGTTTGATAGTCGGAAGACTTTTCGGTCAATAA
- a CDS encoding cobalamin biosynthesis protein CbiM produces MHMADALITPAVGGVMLAVSAGAIGYSAKKVKEELDDKKVPLMGVMGAFVFAGQMINFTIPATGSSGHIGGGILLAALLGPHAAFLVISAVLLIQALFFADGGLLALGCNIFNMGFFACYIAYPFIYKAMIHKNFTAKRISAASISAVVVGLQLGAFAVVLETLISGITELPFGSFVLLMQPIHLAIGLGEGIATAAVLSFVLKSNPVLLDGYNEEVPNPKMQSKRVIVILLAAAIVIGGFVSLFASGNPDGLEWSMEGVAGTAELESDSAAHNTAAGIQQLFAFLPDYGFKGGSEESAAAGTSVSGIVGGSITLGLAALTGYLITRSKKKKVKCQS; encoded by the coding sequence ATGCATATGGCAGATGCTTTGATTACGCCAGCGGTAGGCGGCGTAATGCTCGCAGTGAGTGCCGGAGCCATCGGGTATTCGGCAAAAAAAGTAAAAGAAGAACTGGATGATAAAAAAGTTCCTTTAATGGGAGTGATGGGTGCCTTCGTATTTGCAGGCCAGATGATTAATTTCACCATTCCTGCCACAGGATCCAGCGGACATATCGGTGGAGGCATTCTGCTTGCCGCCTTATTGGGCCCTCATGCGGCTTTTCTGGTTATTTCCGCAGTACTACTGATACAGGCGCTGTTCTTTGCTGACGGAGGCTTGCTGGCGCTGGGCTGTAATATTTTCAATATGGGATTTTTTGCATGTTACATAGCGTATCCTTTTATTTATAAGGCAATGATTCATAAAAATTTTACAGCAAAAAGGATAAGCGCTGCATCCATCTCGGCGGTGGTCGTCGGTTTGCAGCTGGGGGCTTTCGCTGTGGTTTTGGAGACGCTGATTTCAGGGATTACTGAGCTTCCCTTTGGATCCTTTGTGCTGCTCATGCAGCCCATCCACCTTGCAATCGGACTTGGCGAGGGAATTGCAACCGCTGCGGTGCTCAGCTTTGTATTAAAGTCAAATCCCGTGCTTCTTGACGGATACAATGAGGAGGTCCCTAACCCGAAGATGCAGAGCAAAAGGGTCATTGTTATTCTTTTGGCAGCTGCAATCGTAATCGGCGGTTTTGTTTCCCTGTTTGCATCCGGAAACCCCGACGGACTGGAATGGTCCATGGAGGGAGTTGCAGGCACGGCAGAACTTGAATCTGACAGTGCCGCGCATAATACGGCGGCAGGCATACAGCAACTCTTTGCATTTCTGCCGGATTACGGGTTTAAGGGCGGAAGTGAGGAAAGCGCTGCAGCCGGAACCTCTGTCTCAGGAATTGTGGGAGGCAGTATCACTCTTGGACTTGCAGCCCTGACAGGCTATCTGATTACAAGATCGAAGAAGAAGAAGGTAAAATGTCAAAGCTAA
- a CDS encoding ribonuclease HII translates to MLTQLYEVRSMKKEEREQKARERLGEMMRVEQELYQTGVRFIAGVDEVGRGPLAGPVVAAAVILPWDFKVLGVDDSKKLSEKKRESLYDSILENAVAYGIGIADNYVIDEINILEATKLAMRKALDGLSVKPDYILIDALTLKDMPIPQKGIIKGDSISVSIAAASIVAKVTRDRLMKEYHERFPQYAFDQNKGYGTKAHYEGINCYGTCLLHRRSFLKSYFAQEEEEATADNSEEDFNEAEIQVTFI, encoded by the coding sequence ATGCTTACTCAGCTTTATGAGGTACGTAGTATGAAAAAAGAAGAACGAGAGCAGAAAGCACGGGAACGCCTTGGTGAGATGATGCGGGTGGAGCAGGAGCTGTATCAGACCGGTGTTCGATTTATAGCAGGAGTCGATGAAGTCGGACGAGGTCCATTGGCAGGACCGGTCGTGGCCGCGGCAGTAATTTTGCCCTGGGATTTCAAGGTTCTCGGGGTGGATGATTCCAAGAAGCTGTCGGAAAAAAAGCGAGAAAGTCTCTACGATTCAATTCTTGAAAACGCGGTGGCATACGGCATCGGCATTGCTGATAACTATGTCATTGATGAAATTAACATTCTGGAAGCCACCAAGCTGGCTATGAGAAAGGCTTTGGATGGGTTGTCAGTGAAACCCGACTACATATTAATCGATGCCCTGACCTTGAAGGATATGCCAATCCCACAAAAGGGTATTATAAAGGGAGATAGTATCAGCGTTTCTATCGCTGCCGCTTCCATTGTTGCAAAGGTGACAAGGGATCGGCTGATGAAGGAATACCATGAGCGGTTTCCACAGTATGCCTTTGATCAAAACAAAGGATATGGAACGAAAGCTCATTATGAAGGGATCAATTGCTATGGAACGTGCCTCCTTCATCGCAGGTCCTTTTTAAAGAGCTATTTTGCTCAAGAAGAGGAAGAAGCAACAGCAGACAATTCCGAGGAAGATTTCAATGAAGCGGAGATTCAGGTAACGTTTATTTAA
- the ylqF gene encoding ribosome biogenesis GTPase YlqF: protein MMEHINWYPGHMKKTRELIQENLKMVDIVVEVVDARIPVSSRNPIIDELIKSKRRIMILNKSDLADGRGNEAWVEYFKKQGFEVLQMNCMTGNGIPQLLKLLTSIQDAKNEDKILKKSLRMMIVGVPNVGKSSLINRLTGKKSAKTGNKPGVTRGKQWLNIANGMQLLDTPGILWPKFEDPKAGLDLAFCGSIKDEILDVASLALELIKVLQEDYPELLKERYKLEEVGETGLETMEKIAEKRGFIQSGKRIDYERTGRTVLDEFRAGAIGRITLESAPRD, encoded by the coding sequence ATGATGGAGCATATTAATTGGTATCCCGGACATATGAAGAAGACCAGAGAACTGATTCAGGAAAATCTGAAGATGGTGGATATTGTCGTTGAAGTAGTGGATGCGAGGATTCCCGTATCCAGCAGAAATCCCATCATCGATGAGCTGATCAAAAGTAAACGCCGAATTATGATTCTGAATAAGAGTGATCTTGCCGACGGCAGAGGAAATGAAGCATGGGTTGAATATTTCAAAAAACAAGGGTTTGAAGTACTGCAAATGAACTGCATGACGGGAAATGGCATACCGCAGCTGTTGAAACTTCTTACCTCTATTCAGGACGCAAAAAATGAGGACAAGATTCTTAAAAAGTCTCTTCGTATGATGATCGTGGGCGTACCCAATGTAGGAAAATCATCGCTGATCAATCGTTTGACAGGGAAAAAAAGTGCTAAGACAGGGAATAAGCCGGGTGTTACAAGAGGAAAACAATGGCTCAACATCGCAAATGGTATGCAGCTTTTGGATACACCTGGAATTCTCTGGCCCAAATTTGAGGACCCAAAAGCGGGTCTTGATCTGGCTTTCTGCGGATCCATCAAGGATGAGATTCTTGATGTGGCGAGCCTTGCGCTGGAGTTGATCAAGGTACTACAGGAGGATTATCCAGAACTTCTGAAAGAGCGGTACAAGCTTGAGGAAGTCGGAGAAACCGGGCTGGAAACGATGGAAAAGATCGCTGAAAAGCGAGGCTTTATCCAGTCGGGAAAACGGATTGACTACGAAAGAACCGGAAGGACTGTTCTGGATGAATTTCGTGCGGGAGCCATAGGCAGAATTACCTTGGAGAGTGCTCCTCGGGATTAG
- a CDS encoding 50S ribosomal protein L19, translating into MDIMQMIAQDYVREDIPKFNVGDTVKVHIKIKEGTRERIQIFEGFVLKRQNGGLGETFTVRRIASGVGVEKTFPLHSPRIDKIEVVRSGDVRRAKLNYMRERTGKAAKIKSKDNK; encoded by the coding sequence ATGGATATAATGCAAATGATCGCACAGGACTATGTGAGAGAAGATATCCCAAAGTTCAACGTTGGTGATACAGTAAAGGTACACATTAAGATCAAGGAAGGCACAAGAGAAAGAATTCAGATCTTTGAAGGCTTTGTTCTTAAGAGACAGAACGGCGGACTTGGAGAAACATTTACTGTCAGAAGAATTGCTTCCGGCGTAGGTGTTGAAAAAACTTTCCCGCTTCATTCTCCCAGAATTGACAAGATTGAAGTAGTAAGATCCGGAGACGTAAGAAGAGCGAAGCTCAACTATATGCGTGAAAGAACCGGAAAAGCAGCTAAGATTAAGAGCAAAGATAATAAATAA